A single genomic interval of Marmota flaviventris isolate mMarFla1 chromosome 14, mMarFla1.hap1, whole genome shotgun sequence harbors:
- the Pcbp1 gene encoding poly(rC)-binding protein 1, with product MDAGVTESGLNVTLTIRLLMHGKEVGSIIGKKGESVKRIREESGARINISEGNCPERIITLTGPTNAIFKAFAMIIDKLEEDINSSMTNSTAASRPPVTLRLVVPATQCGSLIGKGGCKIKEIRESTGAQVQVAGDMLPNSTERAITIAGVPQSVTECVKQICLVMLETLSQSPQGRVMTIPYQPMPASSPVICAGGQDRCSDAAGYPHATHDLEGPPLDAYSIQGQHTISPLDLAKLNQVARQQSHFAMMHGGTGFAGIDSSSPEVKGYWASLDASTQTTHELTIPNNLIGCIIGRQGANINEIRQMSGAQIKIANPVEGSSGRQVTITGSAASISLAQYLINARLSSEKGMGCS from the coding sequence ATGGATGCCGGTGTGACTGAAAGTGGACTAAATGTGACTCTCACCATTCGGCTTCTTATGCACGGAAAGGAAGTAGGAAGCATCATTGGGAAGAAAGGGGAGTCGGTTAAGAGGATCCGCGAGGAGAGTGGCGCGCGGATCAACATCTCGGAGGGGAATTGTCCGGAGAGAATCATCACTCTGACCGGCCCCACCAATGCCATCTTTAAGGCCTTCGCAATGATCATCGACAAGCTGGAGGAAGATATCAACAGCTCCATGACCAACAGCACGGCGGCTAGCAGGCCCCCGGTCACCCTGAGGCTGGTGGTGCCGGCCACCCAGTGCGGCTCCCTGATTGGGAAAGGCGGCTGTAAGATCAAAGAGATCCGCGAGAGTACCGGGGCCCAGGTCCAGGTGGCGGGGGATATGCTGCCCAACTCCACCGAGCGGGCAATCACTATCGCTGGCGTGCCGCAGTCTGTCACCGAGTGTGTCAAGCAGATCTGCCTGGTCATGCTGGAGACGCTCTCCCAGTCTCCGCAAGGGAGAGTCATGACCATTCCGTACCAGCCCATGCCGGCCAGCTCTCCGGTTATCTGCGCTGGCGGCCAAGATCGGTGCAGCGACGCTGCGGGCTACCCTCACGCCACCCATGACCTGGAGGGACCACCTCTAGATGCCTACTCGATTCAAGGACAACACACCATTTCTCCGCTCGATCTGGCCAAGCTGAACCAGGTGGCAAGACAACAGTCTCACTTTGCCATGATGCACGGCGGGACCGGATTCGCCGGAATTGACTCCAGCTCTCCAGAGGTGAAAGGCTATTGGGCAAGTTTGGATGCATCTACTCAAACCACCCATGAACTCACCATTCCAAATAACTTAATTGGCTGCATAATCGGGCGCCAAGGCGCCAACATCAATGAGATCCGCCAGATGTCCGGGGCCCAGATCAAAATTGCCAACCCAGTGGAAGGCTCTTCTGGTAGGCAGGTTACTATCACTGGCTCTGCTGCCAGTATTAGTCTGGCCCAATATCTAATCAATGCCAGGCTTTCCTCTGAGAAGGGCATGGGTTGCAGCTAG